A genome region from Clostridium pasteurianum includes the following:
- the ligA gene encoding NAD-dependent DNA ligase LigA → MSEKDEKILKMKQLIEELNKYSYSYYVLDDPVVADKEYDKKYDELVKLEKDTGITYPYSPTVRVGDVVLKQFEKYTHKNKLWSLGKAQSFEEIIDWHNRNKKAVDEYNLNHEDKLPPLKYVLTKKFDGLTINCTYDENGVMVKAATRGTGVIGEDITNQAKTIKSLPLKINNSSVVEVHGEAIMTKEAFEEYNKMAETPLKNLRNGAAGALRNLNVRETARRNLSAFFYDVGYNEGKPFKTYIEMMNFINEMGFPEDGYMKECTTLEEIKNEIQYIGKIRSELNYDIDGVVIVINDYKTRDYLGYTIKFPKWAIAYKFEAEEATTKLLGVEWNVGRSGRVSPVAILEPVELAGVIVKRATLNNMDDIKRKKVKIGARVFIRRSNDVIPEIMGVVEDSIDENVQEIEAPTKCPYCGSEIVKEGVHLFCENTLSCKPQMVKSIVHFACREAMNIEGFSEKTAEQLFEKLNIKSISDLYRIKKEDLMGLDKFKDKKANNLINSIEKSKKCDLASFVFALGIPNVGKKTALDLAKHFKRFENIKNSSLEELVSIPDIGDIVAQSIVEFFKQESIEKSINELFELGVTPFYEENDVNENAFTGKTVVPTGSLQNYSRTEIKDKLEKLGANVAGSVSKKTDYVIAGENPGSKYDKAVKLGIKILTEEEFEEILNNM, encoded by the coding sequence ATGAGTGAAAAAGATGAAAAAATTCTAAAAATGAAGCAGCTTATAGAGGAATTAAACAAATATTCATATAGCTATTATGTGCTTGATGATCCTGTTGTTGCTGATAAAGAATATGATAAAAAGTATGATGAACTTGTAAAATTAGAAAAGGATACTGGAATTACATATCCATATTCTCCTACGGTTAGGGTTGGAGATGTTGTTCTTAAGCAATTTGAAAAATATACACATAAAAATAAACTCTGGAGCCTTGGCAAGGCACAGAGTTTTGAGGAGATTATTGACTGGCATAATAGGAATAAAAAAGCGGTAGATGAATATAATCTTAACCATGAGGACAAACTTCCTCCATTAAAGTATGTACTTACTAAAAAGTTTGATGGATTAACTATTAATTGTACATATGACGAAAACGGTGTTATGGTAAAAGCAGCTACAAGAGGAACTGGAGTCATTGGTGAGGATATAACAAATCAGGCTAAAACTATTAAGTCACTGCCTCTTAAGATAAATAATAGTTCGGTAGTTGAAGTACATGGTGAAGCAATAATGACTAAAGAAGCTTTTGAGGAGTACAACAAAATGGCTGAAACGCCTCTTAAAAATTTGAGAAACGGTGCTGCTGGAGCTTTAAGAAACCTTAATGTTCGTGAAACTGCACGAAGGAATTTATCTGCATTTTTTTATGATGTGGGATATAACGAGGGGAAGCCTTTTAAAACTTATATAGAGATGATGAATTTCATAAATGAAATGGGTTTCCCGGAAGATGGTTATATGAAAGAGTGCACAACTCTTGAAGAGATAAAAAATGAAATCCAGTATATTGGTAAAATAAGAAGTGAATTGAATTATGACATTGATGGTGTTGTAATTGTAATTAATGACTACAAAACAAGAGATTACCTTGGATATACTATAAAGTTTCCTAAATGGGCAATAGCTTATAAATTTGAAGCAGAAGAAGCTACAACCAAACTTTTAGGAGTTGAATGGAATGTAGGAAGAAGTGGAAGAGTTAGTCCTGTAGCTATTTTGGAGCCTGTTGAATTAGCTGGAGTAATAGTCAAAAGGGCTACTCTTAACAATATGGATGATATAAAAAGAAAAAAAGTTAAAATAGGTGCAAGAGTTTTTATAAGAAGATCTAATGATGTAATACCTGAAATAATGGGAGTAGTAGAGGATTCCATTGATGAGAATGTACAGGAAATAGAAGCACCAACAAAGTGTCCTTATTGTGGTAGCGAGATTGTAAAAGAAGGTGTGCATCTTTTTTGCGAAAATACCTTATCCTGCAAACCACAAATGGTTAAGAGTATAGTTCATTTTGCATGCAGAGAGGCTATGAATATAGAAGGTTTTAGTGAAAAAACGGCTGAACAATTATTTGAAAAATTAAATATAAAAAGTATATCTGATTTGTACAGAATAAAAAAAGAAGATTTAATGGGACTTGATAAATTCAAGGATAAAAAAGCTAATAATCTTATAAATTCAATAGAAAAGAGCAAAAAATGTGATCTTGCATCTTTTGTGTTTGCGCTTGGAATTCCTAACGTTGGCAAAAAAACAGCTTTAGATCTTGCAAAGCACTTTAAAAGATTTGAAAATATAAAGAATTCATCCTTGGAAGAGCTTGTTTCAATACCTGATATAGGAGATATTGTTGCTCAAAGCATTGTTGAGTTCTTTAAACAGGAAAGTATAGAAAAGAGTATAAATGAATTATTTGAGCTTGGTGTAACACCATTTTATGAAGAGAATGATGTTAATGAAAATGCTTTTACTGGTAAAACGGTAGTTCCAACAGGAAGCCTTCAAAATTATAGTAGAACAGAAATAAAAGATAAACTTGAAAAGCTTGGCGCAAATGTTGCGGGAAGTGTAAGCAAAAAAACTGACTATGTTATTGCTGGAGAAAATCCTGGCTCTAAATATGATAAAGCTGTTAAACTAGGTATTAAAATATTAACAGAAGAAGAGTTTGAAGAAATTTTAAATAATATGTAA
- the gatC gene encoding Asp-tRNA(Asn)/Glu-tRNA(Gln) amidotransferase subunit GatC yields MSVSKKDVEYVAELARLEFNEDEKKGLINDLNSVLGYVDKLNELNTDNVDIIVNPYYIENKFREDEVEESMNLQDVIKNSPKNLEEYIVVPKIIE; encoded by the coding sequence ATGTCTGTTTCTAAAAAAGATGTTGAATACGTGGCTGAACTTGCAAGGCTTGAATTTAATGAAGATGAGAAGAAAGGATTAATAAATGACCTTAACAGTGTACTTGGGTATGTGGATAAATTAAATGAACTTAATACAGATAATGTGGATATAATTGTAAACCCATATTATATTGAAAATAAATTTAGGGAAGATGAAGTTGAAGAATCTATGAATTTACAGGATGTCATTAAAAATTCACCTAAAAATCTTGAGGAATATATAGTAGTACCTAAGATAATAGAATAA